Proteins from a single region of Apium graveolens cultivar Ventura chromosome 7, ASM990537v1, whole genome shotgun sequence:
- the LOC141670855 gene encoding protein NRT1/ PTR FAMILY 5.10-like, producing MTAASSIISPLLSNDVVNLAVDYKNQPAIRSTSGGWRSAVLIIGVEIAERTAYTGISFNLITYLTGDLGQSTATAAANVNAWFGLSLITPLLGAVIADSYLGRYRTIVVASIIYVLGLGLLTLFAVIPSNSTDCDANSSSCHPPLYQLILFFSSLYLVAVAQGGHKPCAQAFGADQFDAEDLEECKAKSSFFNWWYFGTCTGTLVALTILSYIQDNFGWGLGFGIPCITMSTALVVYLLGTMSYRFSISSDEKSPFMRIGRVFIKATRNRTLASSELSFNEQAREILSDQGSQQFNFLDKALLSADCSKEDEKVCSISEVEEAKSVLRLAPVWASCLVYGIVFAQPITLFTKQGVTMNRSIGSKFQIPPAALQAFIYLAVLLFIPVYDRALVPIARVLTRKPAGITMLQRIGVGLLFSVFSMLSAALVEIKRLQTAQDYGLVDTPDASIPMSIWWLVPQYVLLGLADVFAIIGLQEFFYDQVPGELRSVGLSLYLSIFGVGSFLSSILISVIQKSSSTNGRDGWFSDNLNRAHLDYFYWLLSGLSAMALVMYLYIARSYIYVRRVL from the exons ATGACTGCCGCCTCCTCCATTATCTCTCCTCTCCTGTCAAACGACGTCGTTAACCTCGCCGTCGACTACAAAAATCAGCCGGCAATTCGATCCACTTCCGGCGGATGGAGATCGGCAGTTCTCATAATAG GTGTTGAAATAGCTGAGAGAACAGCTTATACTGGAATTAGCTTTAATTTGATTACTTATCTTACCGGAGATTTAGGCCAATCCACGGCAACAGCAGCTGCTAATGTGAATGCTTGGTTTGGTTTATCCCTCATCACGCCGCTGCTTGGAGCAGTAATTGCTGATTCATATTTAGGTCGTTATCGTACAATCGTCGTTGCTTCAATTATCTATGTTTTG GGTCTTGGCTTGTTGACACTCTTTGCTGTAATTCCTTCCAATTCTACAGACTGCGATGCCAATTCTTCATCCTGCCATCCTCCCTTGTACCAACTTATCCTCTTTTTTTCCTCTTTATATCTTGTTGCTGTAGCACAAGGAGGGCATAAACCATGTGCTCAGGCATTTGGAGCTGACCAGTTTGATGCTGAAGATTTGGAGGAGTGCAAAGCCAAAAGTTCATTCTTCAATTGGTGGTATTTTGGTACATGTACTGGTACATTGGTGGCTCTCACAATTCTAAGTTATATTCAAGACAATTTTGGTTGGGGTCTAGGTTTCGGGATTCCGTGCATCACCATGAGTACGGCATTGGTGGTGTACTTGCTTGGGACTATGTCATATCGATTTAGTATCAGCAGTGATGAGAAAAGCCCGTTTATGAGGATTGGTAGAGTATTTATTAAAGCAACTAGGAACCGAACACTTGCCTCTTCAGAACTATCATTTAATGAGCAAGCTAGGGAAATCTTGTCTGATCAGGGTTCGCAACAATTTAA TTTTCTTGATAAAGCGCTGCTTTCAGCTGATTGTTCGAAGGAAGATGAAAAAGTATGTAGCATAAGTGAAGTTGAGGAGGCAAAGTCAGTTCTCAGGCTGGCTCCTGTATGGGCTTCATGTTTAGTATATGGAATCGTGTTTGCACAGCCAATCACATTATTTACCAAGCAAGGAGTTACAATGAACAGATCTATCGGGTCAAAGTTTCAGATACCTCCTGCTGCGCTACAAGCTTTTATCTACCTTGCTGTACTTCTTTTCATCCCTGTCTATGATCGTGCTCTGGTTCCAATTGCAAGAGTCCTAACTAGGAAACCTGCTGGGATAACAATGCTGCAAAGAATTGGAGTTGGACTGCTTTTTTCTGTCTTTTCCATGCTGTCAGCAGCTTTGGTTGAGATAAAACGACTTCAAACTGCACAAGATTATGGACTGGTTGATACACCAGATGCATCTATTCCAATGAGCATTTGGTGGTTGGTACCGCAGTATGTATTATTGGGACTGGCTGATGTATTTGCTATAATTGGTCTCCAAGAATTCTTCTATGATCAGGTTCCGGGTGAATTAAGAAGTGTAGGTCTTTCTTTGTATCTGAGTATCTTTGGAGTTGGGAGCTTCTTGAGCAGCATTCTCATCTCCGTGATTCAGAAGTCCTCTAGTACAAATGGTCGTGATGGTTGGTTTTCGGATAACTTGAATCGGGCTCACCTTGATTACTTTTACTGGCTACTTTCCGGACTTAGTGCAATGGCATTGGTGATGTACTTGTATATTGCACGATCATACATTTATGTGCGACGAGTATTGTAA